A portion of the Sphingobacterium spiritivorum genome contains these proteins:
- the nuoH gene encoding NADH-quinone oxidoreductase subunit NuoH, with protein MTDLLIDILVPVAIFSFIAIFTLFAVYAERKIAGFVQDRLGPMETGKFGSLQTIADILKLLQKEFITPSAADKILFAAAPVIIFIAVFIGFSVMPWAPGFIPADTHTGLFFIMAVVSIDAIGILMAGWGSNNKYSLLGSIRAIAQMVSYEIPVGLSLIAAVMITQTLNLNEIGINQGILSTESIKFLGFWEVNTVGGIFAWNIFQAPHLLVVFVIFFIATLAECNRAPFDIPEAESELIGGFHTEYGGIKFAFVFLAEYAMMFLVAMLGVVIFLGGWNTPLPNIGSLKLATWTTGLCWGIFWTLAKSLLIVGVQMWIRWTLPRLRADQLMALCWKILIPTAFVCMAISGIWRLVVMN; from the coding sequence TTGACCGACCTGTTAATCGATATACTGGTACCTGTAGCAATTTTTAGTTTTATTGCTATTTTCACGCTGTTTGCGGTATATGCTGAGCGTAAAATTGCCGGTTTTGTACAGGATCGCCTCGGGCCTATGGAAACCGGAAAATTCGGAAGCCTGCAAACTATAGCAGATATCCTGAAACTACTCCAGAAAGAATTCATTACTCCCTCTGCTGCAGATAAAATATTGTTCGCTGCAGCCCCTGTTATTATCTTTATTGCTGTTTTTATTGGTTTTAGTGTAATGCCCTGGGCCCCGGGATTTATTCCTGCTGATACACACACCGGATTATTTTTTATAATGGCGGTTGTCTCCATTGATGCAATAGGTATACTTATGGCGGGCTGGGGATCAAATAATAAGTATTCCTTATTAGGATCTATCCGAGCCATTGCACAAATGGTATCGTATGAGATTCCGGTAGGATTATCCCTGATTGCAGCTGTAATGATTACACAGACGCTGAATCTCAATGAAATAGGAATAAATCAGGGAATTTTGTCTACAGAAAGTATTAAGTTTCTGGGATTCTGGGAAGTCAATACAGTCGGAGGAATATTTGCCTGGAATATCTTTCAGGCTCCGCATCTCCTGGTGGTGTTTGTTATCTTCTTTATTGCCACATTAGCAGAATGTAACAGAGCTCCGTTCGATATCCCGGAAGCGGAATCGGAACTGATCGGAGGTTTTCATACCGAATACGGAGGGATCAAATTTGCATTTGTCTTCCTTGCGGAATATGCCATGATGTTTTTAGTTGCCATGCTCGGGGTTGTTATTTTCCTCGGGGGATGGAATACACCTCTGCCTAACATCGGCTCCCTGAAATTAGCAACCTGGACCACCGGATTATGTTGGGGAATCTTCTGGACACTGGCCAAATCGCTGCTCATCGTCGGCGTACAAATGTGGATCAGATGGACACTGCCACGGCTCAGAGCAGATCAGTTGATGGCTTTATGCTGGAAAATCCTGATCCCTACAGCATTTGTCTGTATGGCCATCTCAGGAATATGGAGATTAGTTGTTATGAATTAA
- a CDS encoding DUF4240 domain-containing protein: protein MKDIEISEWFWSVINNANLNRDTLRELLDNFSKDELIRFQEEFVDASVELQEAPFTDYMEESEDGIEDIANWIVSNGKAFYFHILNNPGEIPNSVNDFTDQILYGIADEVCVEKYGESTGVY, encoded by the coding sequence ATGAAAGACATAGAAATATCAGAATGGTTTTGGTCTGTAATTAACAATGCGAATTTAAACAGAGATACGCTGAGAGAGCTTTTGGACAATTTTTCTAAAGATGAACTTATTAGATTTCAGGAAGAATTTGTAGATGCTTCAGTAGAATTACAGGAAGCTCCTTTTACAGATTATATGGAAGAATCTGAAGATGGAATTGAAGATATAGCAAACTGGATTGTGAGTAATGGAAAAGCGTTCTATTTTCATATCCTGAACAATCCCGGTGAAATCCCAAATAGCGTCAACGATTTTACCGATCAGATTCTTTATGGAATAGCAGATGAAGTCTGTGTAGAAAAATATGGGGAGTCAACAGGTGTTTACTAA
- a CDS encoding 4Fe-4S binding protein, whose translation MMLIKTTINALLTAVKGLTLTVRHLFGARRARHELDITKDHYFDKQDGVATVQFPKQKMPIPEVARYQLEVEIDDCIVCDLCAKACPVDCIDILAIKSPEAIGKTSDGSVKRLYAEKFDIDMAKCMYCGLCTVVCPTECITMTNQYDRSTSKLTDLIYGFSEMSDTEVAQRKEEWTKFQAEKEAAKKQS comes from the coding sequence ATGATGTTGATAAAGACGACCATAAATGCATTACTCACGGCTGTCAAAGGACTCACTTTGACTGTCAGGCACCTCTTTGGTGCACGTCGTGCACGTCATGAGCTAGACATCACAAAAGATCATTATTTTGACAAGCAGGACGGGGTCGCTACGGTACAGTTTCCAAAGCAGAAAATGCCTATTCCTGAAGTCGCCCGTTATCAGTTGGAGGTGGAGATAGACGATTGTATCGTATGTGATCTTTGCGCCAAAGCCTGCCCTGTGGATTGTATAGATATCCTGGCTATCAAATCACCTGAAGCAATCGGAAAAACTTCCGACGGAAGTGTAAAACGTCTTTATGCGGAGAAATTCGATATCGATATGGCCAAATGTATGTATTGTGGTCTTTGTACTGTGGTATGTCCTACAGAATGTATCACCATGACCAATCAGTACGACCGCAGCACATCCAAACTTACTGACCTTATCTATGGTTTCTCGGAAATGTCAGACACAGAGGTCGCACAACGTAAAGAAGAGTGGACAAAATTCCAGGCAGAGAAGGAGGCTGCAAAAAAACAATCATGA
- a CDS encoding NADH-quinone oxidoreductase subunit J has translation MTLEELLFYAFAALAIGSALLVVNLKNTARALFLFFIVLFAMAGLYLFALADFVAITQIMVYVGGVLILMIFAFMLSNKELLKDLQHASGKFLTLPNWQSLILSSAFLLIMITAVVEWQSEVPAWIEQARINNTFIHPSDNNIQQLGFKFMTQYILPFELIGIFLMMTLIGAAHLSRKEDKF, from the coding sequence ATGACGCTTGAAGAACTTTTGTTTTATGCCTTCGCAGCACTGGCTATCGGTTCAGCACTGTTGGTTGTGAACCTGAAAAACACAGCAAGGGCGCTTTTCTTGTTTTTCATTGTTCTGTTCGCTATGGCCGGACTGTATCTCTTTGCGCTTGCTGATTTTGTAGCGATCACCCAGATCATGGTATATGTAGGTGGTGTACTGATCCTGATGATCTTTGCATTCATGTTGTCCAACAAGGAATTGCTCAAAGATCTGCAACATGCCTCCGGTAAGTTTCTGACTTTGCCTAACTGGCAGTCTTTGATTCTTAGTTCGGCTTTTTTGCTTATTATGATCACAGCCGTGGTCGAATGGCAATCTGAAGTACCGGCCTGGATCGAGCAGGCGCGGATTAATAATACTTTCATCCATCCATCGGACAATAATATTCAACAACTTGGATTCAAGTTTATGACGCAATATATTCTTCCTTTTGAGCTCATTGGTATCTTTCTGATGATGACACTGATCGGCGCAGCTCATTTATCCAGAAAGGAGGATAAATTTTGA
- the nuoK gene encoding NADH-quinone oxidoreductase subunit NuoK: MITLTHFLVVSACIFCIGLYAVLSKKNAIMILVGIELMINAAILNFVAFGRYDKINYGGQVFALFAIVLAAAAVAVGLAIILNVYRHYNTINPDQVQELKD, translated from the coding sequence TTGATTACTTTAACTCATTTTCTGGTCGTGAGTGCCTGTATATTCTGCATTGGTCTCTATGCAGTCTTATCGAAAAAGAATGCTATTATGATCCTGGTAGGTATTGAACTGATGATCAATGCGGCAATTCTTAATTTTGTAGCATTCGGCCGTTATGATAAAATCAATTACGGCGGCCAGGTTTTCGCACTATTTGCTATCGTACTGGCAGCAGCTGCAGTAGCAGTAGGTCTGGCGATTATTCTGAATGTCTATCGTCATTATAATACCATCAATCCGGATCAGGTACAGGAATTAAAAGATTAG
- a CDS encoding NuoM family protein: MGLLTLIIFLPLIATALILLLPAKWNNSYKYLALAFTAVQLLLAGYLYIHFDPTKTGINTIEGYQFVEQLSWIRLDLGTIGKLEIDYFLGLDGVSLPLVLLSAFVMLMAIGASWNIQKSPKGYFALLMVLNMAVMGIFCALDFFLFYVFYEVMLLPLYFLIGIWGGTRREYAAIKFFIYTLFGSVFMLLVIVGLYFSVTNPATGAYTFNMLSMMNPDNYVEGGFFSPDSLSTIFGWPTRIVGFIVLFFAFGIKVPIVPLHTWLPDAHVEAPTPISIILAGILLKIGGYGIIRICYGIFPDIAAQTNWWIGLIGVISILYGAMNALAQKDLKRMIAYSSVSHMGFVLLGIASLTAEGISGAMFQMISHGFLSAALFFLVGVVYDRVHDRYIYHFRGLATIMPKYTAFVAIAFFASLGLPGFSAFIGEAFVIIGTFNAASIGSALPRWMAIAGSIGILLSAAYFLWTLQRMFFGQTRLKGGESWVTKLTDINLREQIILFPTIALALVLGIFPFLIFDKMNASVLHFVSILHQYIG; the protein is encoded by the coding sequence ATGGGATTACTTACGCTCATCATATTTCTTCCTTTAATCGCGACAGCCCTGATACTGCTGCTTCCGGCAAAATGGAACAACTCATACAAATACCTTGCTCTGGCATTTACAGCAGTACAACTACTCCTGGCAGGCTATCTGTATATTCATTTTGATCCAACAAAAACCGGAATTAATACCATAGAAGGCTATCAGTTTGTCGAACAGCTTTCCTGGATTCGTCTTGATCTTGGCACTATTGGCAAGTTAGAAATAGATTACTTCCTGGGTCTCGACGGTGTTTCGTTACCACTTGTATTGCTGAGTGCTTTTGTGATGCTCATGGCTATAGGGGCTTCCTGGAATATACAGAAGAGTCCTAAAGGGTACTTTGCGCTACTGATGGTTCTCAATATGGCAGTGATGGGTATTTTCTGTGCACTGGATTTTTTCCTTTTTTATGTATTCTATGAAGTGATGCTTCTGCCGTTATACTTTCTTATTGGAATATGGGGCGGAACACGAAGAGAGTATGCGGCAATCAAATTTTTTATCTATACGCTGTTTGGTTCCGTATTCATGCTACTGGTCATCGTGGGTCTTTATTTTTCGGTTACTAATCCGGCGACAGGTGCATATACTTTCAATATGTTGTCTATGATGAATCCGGACAATTATGTAGAAGGAGGATTCTTTTCCCCGGACAGTCTTTCGACGATCTTTGGGTGGCCTACACGGATTGTAGGATTTATCGTATTGTTTTTTGCCTTTGGAATCAAAGTACCTATTGTCCCTTTACATACCTGGTTGCCGGATGCGCACGTAGAAGCTCCGACACCTATCTCCATTATCCTTGCCGGAATATTGCTAAAGATCGGTGGATATGGAATAATCCGAATCTGCTATGGCATTTTCCCTGATATTGCAGCACAGACTAATTGGTGGATCGGACTTATAGGTGTGATATCCATTTTATACGGTGCAATGAATGCTTTGGCTCAGAAAGATCTGAAACGTATGATCGCTTATTCATCTGTATCGCACATGGGATTTGTATTATTAGGGATCGCTTCGCTGACAGCAGAAGGGATTTCTGGTGCTATGTTTCAGATGATAAGTCACGGATTCCTGTCCGCAGCTCTGTTTTTTCTGGTAGGTGTGGTGTATGACCGTGTACATGATCGTTATATCTATCACTTCAGAGGATTGGCGACTATTATGCCAAAATATACAGCTTTTGTCGCCATAGCTTTCTTTGCGTCACTTGGACTGCCTGGATTTTCAGCATTTATAGGAGAAGCCTTTGTTATTATCGGGACATTCAATGCAGCCAGTATAGGTTCAGCTCTTCCGAGATGGATGGCTATCGCGGGTTCTATAGGAATCCTGTTAAGTGCGGCCTACTTTCTCTGGACGCTGCAACGGATGTTTTTCGGACAAACCCGCCTCAAGGGCGGTGAATCCTGGGTAACAAAACTGACAGACATTAATCTCAGAGAGCAAATTATTTTGTTTCCAACTATTGCACTTGCATTGGTACTTGGAATCTTTCCGTTTTTAATTTTCGATAAGATGAATGCCTCTGTTCTTCATTTTGTCTCCATTCTTCACCAATATATCGGGTAA
- a CDS encoding NADH-quinone oxidoreductase subunit L produces the protein MNHFNDISPVTTALLTLALPFAAFLYQALLGKRAQSGIIPAVAITLSALFGLLTFVEIWNYRTFHIQIDWFTIGNKTFTVGILLNNLTALMLLIVPVIALPVHVYSRSYMNGDKGIHRYWMYLSLFCFAMLGLVMMNNLLLMYIFWELVGFASYLLIGFWFTKESAAQANKKAFIINRIGDLGFLTGIAIVYSQFGTLNLVELFGSDGLAYQAILSDGQWISPMNTMPAGWLTAAGIAFFIGAMAKSAQFPLHIWLPDAMEGPTSVSSLIHAATMVAAGVFLMATLFPLFNETVLLVIAVIGTLTAASAAYFALAQYDIKRILAFSTISQLGYMMVGIGIGAWDAAIFHLATHAFFKCLLFLCAGAVIHEMVHLKEKSQQDFDAQDLRNMGGLRKYMPKTFALMALSSLALSGFPLTSGYLSKDSIIISAFEWSSTHGAAYHIIPVLLIMVSILTAFYIGRLIFKAFFGQLRVPVLVTAPIHEAPKMMLIPMFFLAVWCLFPVFSFNPLSYHHAWIVDGLLDQYPYAINPAAHLVIPVILTFGALVSWWIGYKWYVKDGYPFNPQHRLIQASLKQGYLNELYTFVFVDGTVQLAKICFWIDRNIVDGIVHLISFIILRFSAIITWIDRVLVDGFVNLVAKTAYWLGNVFRHIQNGRLQYYLFSVFFVVLIGLVYLIIK, from the coding sequence TTGAATCACTTCAACGACATATCGCCCGTTACAACCGCACTGCTTACTTTAGCTTTGCCTTTTGCGGCTTTTCTATATCAGGCACTCTTAGGAAAACGTGCACAGTCCGGTATTATTCCGGCCGTTGCAATAACCTTAAGTGCCCTTTTTGGCCTTCTTACCTTTGTTGAAATCTGGAACTACCGTACATTCCACATTCAGATCGATTGGTTTACAATAGGCAATAAGACATTTACAGTAGGTATTTTGCTCAACAACCTCACCGCACTGATGCTGCTGATTGTACCTGTTATAGCACTTCCGGTACATGTATACTCGAGGTCTTATATGAACGGAGATAAAGGTATTCATCGCTACTGGATGTATCTGAGCTTATTTTGCTTTGCTATGTTGGGTCTGGTCATGATGAACAACCTGCTGCTGATGTATATTTTCTGGGAACTGGTAGGATTTGCTTCTTACCTGCTTATCGGATTTTGGTTTACGAAAGAGTCTGCTGCGCAGGCAAACAAAAAGGCATTTATCATTAACCGGATCGGTGACCTTGGTTTTTTAACCGGTATTGCCATTGTATACAGTCAGTTTGGCACATTAAATCTCGTGGAATTATTTGGTTCCGATGGCTTGGCTTATCAGGCTATATTAAGTGATGGCCAATGGATATCTCCCATGAACACGATGCCGGCAGGTTGGCTGACAGCAGCCGGGATAGCATTCTTTATCGGTGCTATGGCTAAATCCGCCCAATTTCCCTTACATATATGGCTTCCGGATGCAATGGAAGGACCAACTTCTGTATCATCTCTTATTCATGCGGCCACTATGGTTGCAGCCGGCGTATTTTTAATGGCGACCCTGTTCCCGTTATTTAATGAAACGGTATTACTTGTTATTGCTGTAATCGGAACTTTGACAGCAGCAAGTGCAGCATATTTTGCATTGGCACAATATGATATCAAACGAATTCTGGCCTTTTCAACCATATCTCAATTGGGATATATGATGGTGGGTATAGGTATAGGCGCATGGGACGCTGCGATTTTCCATTTGGCTACACATGCATTTTTCAAATGTTTACTATTCTTATGTGCCGGAGCGGTAATCCATGAAATGGTGCATCTCAAAGAAAAAAGTCAGCAGGATTTTGATGCACAGGATCTTCGAAATATGGGAGGACTCCGCAAGTATATGCCTAAGACATTTGCACTTATGGCACTCTCCTCTCTTGCATTATCCGGATTTCCGCTGACATCGGGTTACCTGTCCAAAGACAGCATTATTATTTCGGCATTCGAATGGAGTAGCACACACGGAGCAGCCTATCATATCATTCCTGTCCTATTGATCATGGTCAGTATCCTGACTGCATTCTATATCGGCAGATTAATATTTAAAGCTTTTTTCGGACAGCTTCGCGTGCCTGTATTGGTGACTGCACCTATACATGAAGCACCAAAGATGATGCTTATCCCCATGTTTTTTCTGGCGGTATGGTGTTTATTTCCGGTTTTCTCGTTTAATCCACTGTCATACCATCATGCCTGGATCGTGGACGGTTTACTGGATCAATATCCCTATGCAATCAACCCTGCAGCCCACCTCGTTATTCCGGTTATCCTTACTTTTGGAGCTTTGGTAAGCTGGTGGATCGGTTATAAGTGGTATGTCAAAGATGGATATCCGTTTAACCCGCAACATAGACTAATACAGGCCTCTTTAAAACAAGGGTATTTAAATGAACTGTATACATTTGTTTTCGTAGATGGCACTGTGCAGTTAGCAAAAATTTGTTTTTGGATTGACCGGAATATCGTGGACGGTATCGTTCACCTGATTTCTTTTATAATATTACGTTTCTCCGCTATCATTACCTGGATAGACCGGGTGCTTGTGGATGGCTTTGTCAATTTGGTAGCTAAAACAGCCTATTGGCTTGGAAATGTGTTTCGTCATATACAGAATGGTCGCTTGCAGTATTACCTGTTTTCGGTCTTTTTCGTTGTTTTGATTGGTTTAGTTTATTTGATCATAAAATAA
- a CDS encoding suppressor of fused domain protein translates to MDKELIKKIQNRKHYYEHVEALEKHLDKYFESEEMTVFHEMLSLDFHLDVYFIQPKDKEFNLLVTSGMSLLEMTVPETIQDRADYTFAELMLLIPKEMEFNKTYPSDDKNDWIIGMMKDMARFPHHQDTFLTEGHTLQAWNDIADPYDKHTLFTGCILLPSATFGEDFMQITCEDNLINFYSLFPLYKNEMEYKIQHGYSKFFDLLIENDVAEVFNEKRENLLAV, encoded by the coding sequence ATGGACAAAGAATTAATCAAAAAAATCCAGAACAGAAAGCATTATTATGAGCATGTCGAAGCTTTGGAAAAACATCTGGATAAGTATTTCGAAAGTGAGGAAATGACTGTTTTCCACGAAATGCTTTCCCTGGACTTTCATCTGGATGTTTATTTTATTCAGCCGAAAGATAAAGAGTTTAATTTGCTGGTCACATCCGGTATGAGTCTGTTGGAAATGACTGTTCCCGAAACCATTCAGGATAGAGCGGATTATACATTTGCGGAGCTCATGCTATTGATCCCTAAAGAGATGGAATTTAATAAAACCTATCCGAGCGACGATAAAAATGATTGGATAATAGGTATGATGAAAGATATGGCGAGATTTCCGCATCATCAGGATACCTTTTTGACAGAAGGACATACTTTGCAGGCATGGAATGATATAGCCGATCCGTACGATAAGCATACACTCTTCACCGGTTGTATATTATTGCCTTCCGCTACTTTCGGGGAAGATTTTATGCAGATCACGTGTGAAGACAACCTAATAAATTTTTATAGTCTGTTTCCCTTATATAAAAACGAAATGGAGTATAAAATACAGCATGGTTACAGCAAATTTTTTGATCTGTTAATCGAAAATGATGTAGCGGAAGTGTTCAATGAAAAACGTGAAAATTTACTTGCAGTATAA
- a CDS encoding citrate synthase: protein MSETVKLTLNDSSYELPVITGTENEKAIDISKLRDQTEYITLDPGFKNTGATKSAITFLDGEKGILHYRGYPIEQLAEKSTFLEVAYLLIFGELPSDETLKKFRHDISKHTLIHEDMKKFFDGFPSKSHPMGQLSCLVGALSAFYPESLNPNASEEEDNLTIVKLLAKMPTIVSWIHKKSLGHPVIYPKNNLNYVHNFLSMTFGQVTEDVTIDPIVIDAMHKLLILHADHEQNCSTSTVRIVGSSNANLYASVSAGISALWGPLHGGANQAVIEMLEAIKNDGGDADKYLAKAKDKNDPFRLMGFGHRVYKNFDPRAKIIKKTCDDILEKLGINDPVLEIAKRLEEAALSDQYFIDRKLYPNVDFYSGIIYRALGFDSEMFTVLFALGRLPGWIAQWKEMRENKEPIGRPRQVYTGSQKRDYVELKNRK from the coding sequence ATGTCTGAAACAGTTAAACTTACTTTAAACGATTCATCATATGAGCTTCCTGTAATCACAGGAACTGAAAATGAAAAAGCTATTGACATCTCCAAACTAAGAGATCAAACCGAGTATATAACATTAGATCCGGGATTTAAAAATACAGGTGCTACAAAAAGTGCCATTACTTTTTTAGATGGTGAAAAAGGTATTCTGCATTACAGAGGTTACCCTATTGAACAATTAGCTGAAAAATCTACATTTTTAGAGGTTGCTTATTTATTGATCTTTGGTGAATTGCCTTCAGACGAGACTTTGAAAAAATTCAGACATGATATCAGCAAACATACACTGATTCATGAGGACATGAAGAAATTCTTTGATGGATTTCCTTCTAAATCCCACCCAATGGGACAGCTGTCCTGTTTAGTAGGAGCACTGTCTGCTTTCTATCCTGAATCGTTGAATCCTAACGCTTCGGAAGAAGAGGATAACCTGACAATTGTTAAATTACTGGCTAAAATGCCGACAATTGTTTCCTGGATTCACAAAAAATCATTGGGTCATCCAGTGATCTATCCTAAAAACAATCTTAACTACGTACACAACTTCCTAAGCATGACTTTCGGTCAGGTAACGGAAGATGTGACTATAGATCCGATCGTTATTGATGCGATGCACAAATTGCTGATCCTTCATGCTGATCATGAACAAAACTGTTCAACTTCTACAGTCCGTATCGTAGGTTCATCTAATGCGAATCTATACGCTTCTGTTTCTGCAGGTATCTCCGCTTTATGGGGTCCTCTTCACGGAGGAGCGAATCAGGCAGTTATTGAGATGCTTGAGGCTATCAAAAATGATGGCGGTGATGCAGATAAATATCTGGCTAAAGCTAAAGATAAAAACGACCCTTTCCGTTTAATGGGATTCGGTCACCGTGTATACAAAAACTTTGATCCTCGTGCTAAGATTATCAAAAAGACATGTGATGATATCCTAGAAAAGCTGGGTATTAATGATCCTGTTCTGGAAATCGCAAAACGCCTTGAAGAAGCTGCATTAAGCGATCAATACTTCATTGACAGAAAATTATATCCAAACGTAGATTTCTATTCCGGTATTATCTACCGTGCATTAGGTTTCGATTCAGAAATGTTCACCGTATTATTCGCTTTAGGCCGTCTCCCGGGATGGATTGCACAGTGGAAAGAAATGCGCGAAAACAAAGAGCCTATCGGACGTCCGAGACAGGTCTATACAGGTTCACAAAAACGCGACTACGTAGAGCTGAAAAACAGAAAATAA